In the genome of Vespa crabro chromosome 1, iyVesCrab1.2, whole genome shotgun sequence, the window CGTGTTTCTTCTTCGTGTCCGACGCGtaatgcgtgtatgtgtgtgcgtagtAAGTCCACGTGGCTGGAGACCGAGGGTAGAAGCGGatgaaaatcaaaatataaagagaatgattaaaacgaaaaaatttaatttaataaaatttgtaaaagaaatttaattaaatttttacgcGTAAGtaaatttcatcgatttcttatcttttttctttttttcttctcatctaCTTCATACCCTCGATTTTCTCGCTAACGAAGGAAAAACAGAACGTGCGGTGTTAATTAGCCTAGGACACAGAGAGCGATAAAAAAGATCTACTAGAAAGAGAaactaatttaaaaaagaaaaaatattaaaacaaaaaaaagaaaaaaaaaaatatacaaatcgtaaaaataaagacgaaaaagaagaagaaaaagaagaagaagaagaagaagaaaaagaaaaagaagaagaagaataagaataaatgcgtaataaaaaaaaagggaaagctGAAGGTATCGAGCTAAACGGGTAGATAATGATATAGACGTATCGTGTCTCGTGTGTGTTTGTAATAAtgtgattaagaaaaaaaaaggagatataaaaaaaggggaaaaaaaaatataaaaaaatagtaatcgCCACCGctaccgccgccgccgccgccgccgccgccgctgtTGCGCTGTGCCGCTAATTAACTTGCTGTTTGGAGTACCTATTCATCTGCACTGTTCACTGCCACTGCAGTTCGTATTTTAATTCGTTGTACATAAACGTTTCTGTGTGTACAGCTCGATTTCGAAGCGACGGGGAAAAGTCTCGAAGCTTATGAAGTTGAAcgttaatgatgatgatgatgatgatgattatgattatgattatgattatgattattaatatgataatgatgagaaaaagaagaagtaataggatgtatatatgcataaaaaaaaaaaattgtgcaaACGATCGATGGGCACCTGGCATCTAAAGTGAAAGACGAACATTTTCGAGGTAGAATTTTGGAAAATTTGTGTGTGTCCTCTCTGTCTGTCAAtctgtacatacgtacgtgtgtctgtctgtctgtccgtctgtctgtctgtctgtctgtctgtctgtctgtctgtccgtctgtctgtctgtctgtctgtctgtctgtctgtctgtctgtctgtctgtctgtctgtctgtctgtctgtctctttccacTCGAAggatcttcttttaattttttatgcaGGATCTGTGAACGAGCGCGACGGgacgagagaaaaatgaaaagataagaatagaaaaaatcgTACGtcccttattttcgttattatttgaatACCGAACGGTGGatgagatatattttaattgagaAGATGAACGTAATATAATTTccacaaagaaaaaatatgaaacggGAATGAGCCGAAGGGCACGTCGTCTGGAAAAAATATGTCAAGTTGATTCATAAGAATAAGCATcgttataaataagaaatttattacgataaaatggTACTTATTTATGACTTAACccatcgaaaaataaaaattcttgttaaaaaaaaaaatatatcgtttttattagaTTGATACATAAATAAGTATCATTTCTTTGTAATAAACTCTTGACTTATTTATGAATCgatttaatgtatataaaagggagactgaattttttctttgcatCCATTCGGAATTAGATTTCTTTCTAACgataggaatatatatatatttatatatttttttttcttttcttttcctttttctacaaAACTTATCATCGAAAATTGCCAattaaatttcgttaattgataaaagagaataattaaaaaaaaaaaaaaaagaaaaagtaaaaaaaaagtaaaaaagaatacatttgAATCTTCGAAGGagtctctcttttctcgtcaaactaaaaagaagaaaaaggagaaaaagggaataagaataagaagttaAAGTTTCATGAAATGTAAATCTTATTAACGAAAGCCCGTCTTCGGTGCTCGTCCCTTCGTGCATTATATACAGACACATTCGTGTCATGTGATTCGTGTCACGATTGGTGCTCTGTCATGTGTTGTGACATTCTTGTTCGAGCAAAATAGacttgaaaaagaagaggaaaaaatgatgaaaaagaaaaaatggaaaaaatattgatgagAAAAAGTAATGAACGAAAGAGTACGAAATCGATACGATGAAAGATACGAGAAAAATGACAAATCGATGAAGaaacaaatatacaatataaaaacaaacaaacaaaaaaaaaaataaacaggaataaaaaataaaaaaaaaagaaaaaaagaaaaaaagagaaaaaaaagacaaaacgaaataaaataaaaacaaatcaagAAACTCGTTGGAGCCTTGCGTAGGAGTCTCGTTTAGAACGAATCGGTCGACGATTTGCGTCCTGTAGCGACGGAGCCAGGGAAAGCTTCGTTCGTGATCGATTTTCAAATCGAGAGACAGTTCGATGTTCGTTCgctttcgattaaaaaaaaaaaaaaaaaaaaaacaacttttttatcctttcgtcgagttcctttttttaaaacCCAGGATGCGTACGCAcaaaatggagagagaaagaaggatttTTCAAGAATCGTGATCGTCCAGCATATTTGTTCTCGATCCCATTAACGTCGACGTTTCATTTTTCACCCATTAAAACgaattgctttttttcttttcttttcttttcttttcttttcttcttttctttctttctcactttctttctcgctaTTTACTAGTTCCCTAATAAAAATCTCTGTGTCTTTTATCTATTAAGATTCTTCTTGTCGTTCTGTTagaaggtataaaaaaaaaggaagaaaaagaaaaaaaaaagaaaaagaagaagaagaagaggaaaaaaggaaaaaaaggaaaaaaaagaaaaaagaaagaaagaaagaaaaaaaaaagaagaagaagaacgtcgACAATCATGGGAAATCGAGCTACAAGTTTTAAAGAGAGCGGCTAAGCGTCGGCCCTGGCTGGTTCCTCGCGAGGAAGTAAAAGCGTCGTGTACTCtccttaataattaaatcatgCACCGACTCGATCGATACATACCGTGTAATCTAATTCGCCTTGAGTGACACACGGCGTATATTTTGTTGCGTGTATGTGGAACGTGTACGTgtataaacgaaatataaatattgataggtatataaataataaacataaatatatatatatatacatatatgtatgtatgtatgtatgtatgtatgtatacattaacatatatatataatcatgtatatatacatacatacatatatatatacatatatatatatatatatgtgtatatatacatatatataaagagtataaagatataaataatgtgtgtgtatatacgtataatgtgCGTGCGCATgacgtgtgtatgtacgtgtgaTTGTATTCTCGCGTTAATCCCTTTACCTTCGCCACGTCGAACGACACCTTTGCGTTTGATTATGGCATGGAAAGAAACTGTGGtgtggaataaaaaaagaaaaggaaaaggggagagagagagagagagacagagagacagagagacagagacagagagaaagagagagagagaaagagagaaatttaaaatGTCGTTCGGTGTTGCATGAAGAACATTCGAAGGTAATTTCGGTGATCCGTGTAATTAATTAGCGAATGACGATAAGGATCGTCGTGGAtgattaaacataataatttctattcatGAAGTTATATACGGGTGTACTTCATTATCAACGCACTCTGACTCTTCCGTGCCACGAAATAACGCACGGGTAATAACGTTCTCAAAGTGATCTAGATAAAGGGATCACCTTCTGTGTGTGACGAAGgcttacgtaaaaaaaaaaagaaaaaaaaaaaaagaaaacaacaaaaaagaaaaaaaaaggaataaaataaaatttaacaaaagagaaaaatatgaaagaagagataaagaagatggagaaatagaaaacgacgaggaagatgaaaagattgaagaataaaacgaataggtcaatgaaaatgaaagatctATATGGACATATAGGATCGAAAAGATTTCAACaggtgtatgtatatgtgtatgtgtatgtgtaaatgtatacacatacatatgtatatatttatatatatatatatatatatatgtatatgtatatatatatgtatatatatatgtatatatatatatatagatagataaaaggaTTACGTTTGTGTACGAAGGGAAGAAGGGATTCAGGCGCGCCGAGTGTGTACGCCCACCTTCGATGCCTCATTGAACCTCATCTAATGCTTTTTTATCTGTACATTTACAATTTGTGTACCAATGAGGAACGTTGTTTAATCatgttgttgatgttattgttaaagaATGAGATTCAATATTGTACATAactatatattcattataattgacgatataaataattatatacataaaaggtATGAAATTACAAGAGTCCCATTATGCCTCACGTTTCGGTGTGCGATATTCACATCAGAGTTTGTAATAAAAGAGAACGGATGCCCTATCTCGAGCGTGTCCCGAATAGGGTTATACCGTTCACACGatcgataattattgtttttttttttgaacgtgCGATACCATCATCAAATTTGAGATgagatttttatttcacataatattcttatatccttccttatttaaaaatatttctttgcaGAATACAAAGAGGATGTTTATCATTCgagaaataattcataatattatatctaggtgagtataatttttatcgagtaataataaaataaaagaaattattagtTAAAATTGTGATTTATTAGTATTTTAGATTTATTCggacatttttattaaatcgatcgaattaatacATCCAATTCGattcaaataatatctttatcgaAGGCACAAACaagtaaacaattatttttttttaattcttactttttacaatattttaaatattttaattgtacaGATTATTTCAAATAGAAATCCAATGTTGGATTACGTGTAATACTATAGGTCGACTTTTttgttaaacgaaaaaaataaagaaatttaatcgatCAAACGATCATATAACTCGAACAAACCCTCTAGCATTCTGGCCCGATATTTCGGAACATTCTCAAATTGTCCACAAATAAGAGGTGTCCTATCTTCGTAGAGAATATTTTCGAGAAGTTCAGGTTCCTCGCTGAAGTACTTGCTGGCCGCGCCAGGATCCAAAAGCATGATTGGTGTATTCAAGATACCATGAATAATGCACATAATACGTAAATCCTCAATCGACGATATAAACTCGATCCATGGAAAGATCATTGATATGTCCAGAGTTGCTTCTTTCAATGCTTCTGTCATTGAATcataatagatttttaataagGTCTCACAATATTTATCTCGTAATTCTCGGCTAGTCGTAAATTGAAAGAAACATAATATATCATGCGCTGGTGGATTGTAcctaaagatataaaataatattacaaaagatataCCACAATgtaatcttgaaaaaaaaaaagaaaaagagaaaaaaaaagaaaaaatatttaattttgtcatttttcttattaatttacgATAAATGACAAGTAAACTCACCTGGCTAATTGAAAATCTATCAGGCAACACTCGATTGGTTTCTTATCTTTGTCATACTTAAATAGTATATTATTTGCCCATAAATCGCCATGACACAAGACATTCTTATGCTTAGACGAGGGTGATAATTTATCCATGTGACTTGCCGATAGATCGATGAGTTTTTCCTTTAAAACTTTCTTCTGATCTTCGTTCAAATTTGGTATGATCTCGATCATAGAAACGGTACCCTTAACAGCAGCATCGAACATGGCCTTACTTTTACCATCCTTTTGAGACCAAAGTGTTTCTTGCATGCAATGAGAGAATTCATCgtgtaaattctttttatattgttcCTCGAAAATAAATGACTTTGCATGGAACCTAGCAAGTGTCTTCATCAAGACCTGACAATGTTCAAAATCGAATGGTTCAAATTTGTCGGTCATAATGAATCCACTATACGCCATGTCTTCCAATACAATTACATCATTTTCCAAACCCAAGAAACACTCtggtatatatttttgttcagGACCATTCAAAACTTCAGGAAATACTCTGGTATAAAGTTCGACTTCTTTCTTGAAGGTACCATATTGttgaatgaatttatattgTGGGCTAGTGATAGGCGGTGGTATCTttgtaaagaaattcaaatccTTCGTTTCCAACGGTGTCATCGGACGTGCGACCGTAGCTTTCAGTTTAAAATATTGACCCATGTAACCATTGACACCGTCTATAGGTACTAACTCGTAATCGATCAAAGAGAAATCCTCCATGCAATCTCGATGAAGTTTCTTCCTTACCACCTCGAAACATTCTTCGTCCTTTAAGATTCTTTGATTCTCTAGATCACGCATTTTCTTCTGTCACCGAaaaactcttcttcttcttcttcttcttcttcttcttcttcttcttcttcttcttcttcttcttcttcttcttcttcttcgtcttcttcttcttgtttttttttctttctttttcttcctttttcaaaaatatttttcttgactTTTTGAGGgattacgaagaaaaaaaaaattgaaaaagaacaaaagcaAAACGAAATAATCACGGAATTTACGAATCGAGTAACATATAAAAACCCGTttcaaatgtttataataattaacttttaaaaaCGAACGATATTCCCATATACGCAGGTGAACGTTCACACTTTGGTCCGAACGACGCCTACGAAGGAATATGTCGGCCCGTTCAAGATCAAGACACCTTTATATGCCTATTCTCATCATCACGTGAGCATCCGAGACAATAAATAATAGCGCGTGCACGTGTCGAGTTATTTCCTCCTTATTGCCTCTGATTGAAGTTAATATTAGAAGCGTTGCACGAGACACGTCCTGCATAACCCGTGTAAAACGTAACAACGTTACAATAGTCGACAAATTGTAACGTGCTTAAAATAAAATCCTACAggcatatttttcttatctcaagCGAGACtctttaaaaagtaataaaagaaggtgatatttattcgaatgaaaaatttatttatcgacaaataaatttacgagggtttaaaaaatgattcacGTGCCAgcattggaaaatatttacgtcccaaatgattttttttaatctttctataaggaaagaaaaagaaaaaaaaaacaaatacgcgttaaagtattttttatgtttacaGTTCGACATTCATTTTTTATGTTCATTATATCCGTGTAACATCGTTCTATCTATTACGTTTCAAGATATATTTCAGGATGATTAGtcgaataattgtaatataattataatcaatattttttatttatcactaCTTCAGTatagtcgttgtcgtcattgATAATATCTATGTTCCGATGTAAGACGGGTTGTCATCTAATTTGGGTCACTCGATATACtcacgattatattattcgaaattattaacCTATTTAAGATCAATGAATAAGAAATAGATCAATGATAGAATTAGATCTGTCGAAGCATTAACAAAAGTGCGAAGcgtttacaaataaaattgaatgaatgagataaagaaatatcttatACTCATCATCCTTCCCTTATTTACATCTTATAATTTACACAACCCCATTTGTGATTTATTTTTAGTGAATATTGATGATTGTCTATTAACGTtgttaacgacaataatttaaACGTGTACGAAGTCAGAGAATCGTTTGATCTATCAGCTGgatcatttataaatgtagAAATGGTTGagattaataattgataatacaaaacaaaagagaaaaatctatGAAACGTATAACTAAATTTGATCATCGATCATCGTATTTAAATGTCAAATtacatgaaagaaaaaaaaaaattatattattacataattctgtaaatataaatgcattttaaATCTAAAAATTCTCAAGGACACGAAAGTACCTTCACGATCGTTGCCTAAAGAAAAGGTCGGATTAATAAAGATCATTTCTGTCCAGAGATCTATCACTGGATCCGACTAACAAAGACTAACTAGCAATGTCAAACGGAAGATTGCTAGTATTCATCCAGTGAGAAATCTAGGAATTGAATGttcaatgaaagaaaattgtgtTAAAATtcagtaaaaatttttttaattcatcgtCATTTACATAACaccatttataaataaaatactcttgtatttttttatatccatcGATCTAACAAAtgttatatttcgtttttcaacaacGAATATTCCCAATTACAGATGACATACATATGCTAAAATGCGTTGatctatattttatctaattgTCGTATCTAAGACGCAAAAGCATTTTTAAAAGAGATTTCAAACAAATTAACGTTGCTTCACTcacatacttacatacttatatgtattttttatatatacactagatcatatatttagaaacatatgtatgtacgtacgtatgtgtgtgtatgtgtgtgtgtgtacgcatAGATTAAAATGAACTGACTTAGATAGCACTATATAATAcacatcttctttttccctaaCACATTGATCAAGCGTATTGTAAAAAGCTTGCCATGCATTCCAAAGAAGAATTATGATTGATAAGCATCGATATTCTATTCAAGAAGACgtcatacatattataaaattctaaatgttttgaaatatttataaataaacgtgAAATATCtaattcttaattattaagtACACACATAatctaaattaaatttattattagataaatttaaaacGCTTAGAATAGTGagttacttctttctttttttttttttctattttttctttctttcatttggaCTGACTTTATAATGCTTAAAACTACTTAATATCAATGATTGGAATTAATCGATGATCATCGATAATTAACaagttaattaacattatctgTTGTTATCCTCTTCGATAGAAAAGTTCAAGCTTAGTTTATAGAAacattagttatatatatataaattagattttataaacatgttttcatataaatactgttattaataatctgTTATAAAATGACTTACAAAATGACTTACACAAACACATCGCTGATTTGTATTGATGAATATCTCTCATCCTAAATTTATTTAAccctttaaatattttcttttacgattaatatatatttaaaatcaatactttccgctttattttattttatttttaacatagaTATGTCTAACAatacgtaaaaaataaattaaacataaaatatgaaatggaTGCTTGAATTAAATTCgggacaatatttttataaagaaaattatgaaaaagaaaaaaaaaaaaaaataaataaataaaaaaagaaaaaagagagaaagcaaaccaaaagaaaatcgaaagattTCTTTCACTGAACGTCCAAATAAATTCAACAAATAACGTCGTTTCTTTCTAAATGgatcaattttctttgaaacttTCCTTCATCGCGTCATGATTCGTTTTGTTCATTCGatgttacatataaaaatggcATAAAGTCTCGTTACGATCGAGAGAGAAGAGGCAGTCGATATAAAAGTGGACCTTGatatcggaaaaaaaaaagaaagagaaagaaaaataataggcaaaaaaatgagaggaagaaaaagagagagagagagagagagagagagagagagagagagagaaagagagaaagagagaaagagaatcttcGAGGGGCGATTGTTTCATAACGCAGACGTGAACTCGAGACGaaacaaataagaaatgac includes:
- the LOC124429216 gene encoding uncharacterized protein LOC124429216; amino-acid sequence: MRDLENQRILKDEECFEVVRKKLHRDCMEDFSLIDYELVPIDGVNGYMGQYFKLKATVARPMTPLETKDLNFFTKIPPPITSPQYKFIQQYGTFKKEVELYTRVFPEVLNGPEQKYIPECFLGLENDVIVLEDMAYSGFIMTDKFEPFDFEHCQVLMKTLARFHAKSFIFEEQYKKNLHDEFSHCMQETLWSQKDGKSKAMFDAAVKGTVSMIEIIPNLNEDQKKVLKEKLIDLSASHMDKLSPSSKHKNVLCHGDLWANNILFKYDKDKKPIECCLIDFQLARYNPPAHDILCFFQFTTSRELRDKYCETLLKIYYDSMTEALKEATLDISMIFPWIEFISSIEDLRIMCIIHGILNTPIMLLDPGAASKYFSEEPELLENILYEDRTPLICGQFENVPKYRARMLEGLFELYDRLID